A DNA window from Clavibacter sepedonicus contains the following coding sequences:
- a CDS encoding SDR family oxidoreductase, whose amino-acid sequence MTRPTAVIAVIGVTGAVGRAVSRSLADARLPPRLLVRTPARAPDLAGTTVHEAAYGDHAASVAALTGVSTVLMVSAAEDEHRLAQHVAFVDAAAEAGVEHVVYTSFAGAEADATFTLARDHHAAEERIRTSGMTWTFLRDAFYIDFVSQLVGDDGAIRGPAGDGRVAAVTRAGIAELVVAILRDPAPHAGVTYDLSGPEALTMAEIAATVRAATVGAATGRTVRCEDETREEARASRAVGKAPEWQLDAWTSTYTARAAGEMGHVNDDVARVLGRRPTSLAESLAATTR is encoded by the coding sequence ATGACCAGGCCCACCGCGGTCATCGCCGTCATCGGGGTGACAGGTGCCGTCGGGCGAGCGGTGTCCAGGAGCCTGGCGGACGCCCGTCTCCCGCCGCGGCTCCTCGTCCGGACGCCCGCGCGAGCGCCGGACCTGGCCGGCACCACGGTCCACGAGGCGGCGTACGGGGATCACGCAGCCTCCGTCGCCGCGCTGACCGGCGTCTCGACGGTGCTGATGGTCTCGGCGGCCGAGGACGAGCACCGGCTCGCGCAGCACGTCGCGTTCGTGGACGCGGCGGCCGAGGCGGGCGTCGAGCACGTCGTCTACACGTCCTTCGCAGGAGCGGAGGCGGACGCGACCTTCACGCTGGCCCGCGACCATCACGCGGCCGAGGAGAGGATCCGCACCTCCGGGATGACGTGGACGTTCCTGCGCGACGCCTTCTACATCGACTTCGTGAGCCAGCTCGTCGGCGACGACGGCGCGATCCGCGGGCCGGCCGGCGATGGCCGCGTCGCCGCGGTGACGCGCGCCGGCATCGCCGAGCTGGTGGTGGCCATCCTGCGGGATCCCGCTCCCCACGCGGGTGTCACGTACGACCTATCCGGACCCGAGGCGCTGACGATGGCAGAGATCGCCGCCACCGTCCGCGCGGCCACCGTCGGCGCGGCCACCGGGCGCACGGTGCGGTGTGAGGACGAGACCCGTGAGGAGGCGCGGGCGTCGCGGGCGGTCGGGAAGGCACCCGAATGGCAGCTCGACGCGTGGACCAGCACGTACACCGCGAGGGCCGCTGGCGAGATGGGTCACGTGAACGACGACGTCGCGCGAGTCCTCGGTCGTCGTCCGACGAGCCTGGCGGAGTCCCTGGCGGCGACGACGCGCTGA
- a CDS encoding IS481-like element IS1121 family transposase gives MSHGNARLTVHGRVLLVRRVVEDRRPVAHVARELGVSRQCAHRWVNRFRAEGLRGLTDRSSRPRSVPRRTSPERERAVLEARAQLRAGPARLAPVTGVPSRTISRILRRHGAPPLAWLDPVTGAVIRASRSTAHRYEHEHPGDLIHVDVKKLGRIPDGGGWRVHGRSEQVRGRGIGFDYVHAAVDDHTRLAYAEIHPDEKGATAAGFLTRAAAYFAGHGITRIERVITDNAFAYRHSTAFKNAVQDLGARQKFIRPHCPWQNGKVERFNRTLATEWAYRQPFTSNQHRADALDPFIEHYNTERIHSSHGLTPAARVSPTS, from the coding sequence ATGTCCCACGGTAATGCTCGTCTGACGGTTCACGGGAGGGTTCTCCTCGTGCGGCGGGTGGTGGAGGATCGTCGGCCGGTCGCGCACGTCGCGCGGGAGCTGGGGGTGTCGCGGCAGTGCGCGCATCGATGGGTGAACCGGTTCCGTGCCGAGGGGCTGCGAGGGCTGACGGATCGGTCATCGCGGCCCCGGTCAGTACCGAGGCGAACGAGCCCGGAGCGGGAACGGGCCGTGCTGGAAGCGCGGGCCCAGTTGCGGGCGGGTCCTGCGCGGCTGGCGCCGGTGACAGGTGTTCCATCCCGTACGATCTCCCGCATCCTGCGCCGGCACGGGGCGCCGCCGTTGGCATGGTTGGACCCCGTCACCGGGGCCGTGATCCGGGCATCCCGGTCAACGGCGCACCGGTATGAGCACGAGCATCCGGGTGATCTGATCCACGTGGACGTGAAGAAGCTCGGGAGGATCCCGGACGGAGGCGGCTGGCGGGTCCACGGGCGCAGCGAGCAGGTCCGCGGCCGCGGGATCGGGTTCGATTACGTCCATGCCGCGGTCGATGACCACACCCGTCTCGCCTACGCGGAGATCCATCCCGATGAGAAAGGCGCGACCGCGGCCGGGTTCCTGACCCGCGCAGCGGCGTACTTCGCCGGGCATGGGATCACCCGGATCGAGCGGGTCATCACGGACAACGCGTTCGCCTACCGGCACTCGACCGCGTTCAAGAACGCCGTCCAGGACCTGGGCGCGCGGCAGAAGTTCATCCGCCCGCACTGCCCCTGGCAGAACGGCAAGGTCGAGCGCTTCAACCGGACCCTCGCGACCGAGTGGGCCTACCGGCAACCCTTCACCAGCAACCAACACCGCGCCGACGCGCTTGACCCCTTCATCGAGCACTACAACACTGAACGAATCCACTCAAGCCACGGGCTCACGCCCGCGGCCCGAGTGTCACCAACGTCATGA
- a CDS encoding glycine--tRNA ligase, translated as MATPSRLDPVINLAKRRGFVFQAGEIYGGSRSAWDYGPLGVALKENIKRQWWQTMVNGRDDVVGLDSSVILPRRVWEASGHVEVFSDPLVESLHTHKRYRADHLLEAYEAKHGHPPVNGLADVNDPDTGQPGSWTEPQNFSGLLKTFLGPVDNQEGLHYLRPETAQGIFVNFANVLSAARQKPPFGIGQIGKSFRNEITPQNWIFRTREFEQMEMEFFVEPGTDAEWHQYWIDARYAWYTDLGIDPENLRLFEHPAAKLSHYSTRTVDIEYRFGFAGGAWGELEGIANRTDYDLRTHSEASGQDLSYFDQTKNERWIPYVIEPAAGLTRSMMAFLVDAYHEDEAPNAKGGVDKRTVLRLDRRLAPVKVAVLPLSRNEKLSPVARELAAELRKIWNIEFDDAGAIGRRYRRQDEIGTPFCVTIDFDTLDDRAVTVRERDTMAQERIPLDELVGYLAGQLVGA; from the coding sequence GTGGCAACCCCCTCGCGTCTCGACCCGGTCATCAACCTCGCCAAGCGGCGCGGCTTCGTCTTCCAGGCGGGTGAGATCTACGGCGGCTCGCGCTCCGCGTGGGACTACGGGCCGCTCGGCGTGGCACTGAAGGAGAACATCAAGCGCCAGTGGTGGCAGACCATGGTCAACGGCCGCGACGACGTCGTCGGCCTCGACTCCTCGGTGATCCTGCCCCGTCGCGTGTGGGAGGCCTCCGGCCACGTCGAGGTCTTCAGCGACCCGCTCGTCGAGTCGCTGCACACGCACAAGCGCTACCGCGCCGACCACCTCCTCGAGGCGTACGAGGCCAAGCACGGCCACCCGCCGGTCAACGGCCTCGCCGACGTGAACGACCCCGACACCGGCCAGCCCGGATCGTGGACCGAGCCGCAGAACTTCTCCGGCCTGCTGAAGACCTTCCTCGGCCCCGTCGACAACCAGGAGGGCCTGCACTATCTCCGCCCCGAGACCGCGCAGGGCATCTTCGTCAACTTCGCCAACGTCCTCAGCGCCGCGCGCCAGAAGCCGCCGTTCGGCATCGGCCAGATCGGCAAGAGCTTCCGCAACGAGATCACGCCGCAGAACTGGATCTTCCGCACGCGCGAGTTCGAGCAGATGGAGATGGAGTTCTTCGTCGAGCCGGGCACGGACGCCGAGTGGCACCAGTACTGGATCGACGCCCGCTACGCCTGGTACACCGACCTCGGCATCGACCCCGAGAACCTCCGCCTCTTCGAGCACCCGGCCGCCAAGCTCTCGCACTACTCCACCCGCACCGTCGACATCGAGTACCGCTTCGGCTTCGCCGGCGGCGCGTGGGGCGAGCTCGAGGGCATCGCGAACCGCACCGACTACGACCTGCGCACGCACTCCGAGGCGTCCGGCCAGGACCTCTCGTACTTCGACCAGACGAAGAACGAGCGGTGGATCCCGTACGTCATCGAGCCCGCGGCCGGCCTCACCCGGTCGATGATGGCGTTCCTCGTCGACGCGTACCACGAGGACGAGGCGCCCAACGCGAAGGGCGGCGTCGACAAGCGCACCGTCCTCCGACTCGACCGCCGTCTCGCGCCCGTCAAGGTCGCCGTGCTGCCCCTGTCGCGCAACGAGAAGCTGTCGCCGGTCGCGCGCGAGCTCGCCGCGGAGCTGCGGAAGATCTGGAACATCGAGTTCGACGACGCGGGCGCCATCGGCCGCCGCTACCGCCGCCAGGACGAGATCGGCACGCCGTTCTGCGTCACGATCGACTTCGACACCCTCGACGACCGGGCCGTCACCGTGCGCGAGCGCGACACCATGGCGCAGGAGCGCATCCCGCTCGACGAGCTCGTCGGCTACCTCGCGGGGCAGCTCGTCGGGGCCTGA
- a CDS encoding Gfo/Idh/MocA family protein, with translation MSTPETAPRPSAPAALPEGGDAPIRVGIVGYGLAGRVFHAPFLQASPDYRIALVSTSDAARAAQVRERHPGADVVASADELFARSAELDMVVIASPASAHLRQGLQALDAHLAVVMDKPFVATVDEALMLIERAEALRIPFSVFQNRRLDGDFLTVKALIASGRLGEVHRFESTFERWGGPVRDRWQDRETPADAAGISYDLGSHLIDQALELFGPVADFASELATVRDGSASDDDAFYSLLHESGVQSHITVSRVAALAGPRFRVLGTAGAYAVHGLDPQEPLLKEGAAPTDPGFGDAPEAEWGTLVEAAGDPSGERIPTERGRYADYYAAMADAVRGRGPVPVEPRDSLETVRIVELAHRRSAGDED, from the coding sequence GTGAGCACACCCGAGACCGCGCCCCGTCCGTCCGCCCCCGCCGCCTTGCCCGAGGGCGGCGACGCGCCCATCCGCGTGGGCATCGTCGGCTACGGCCTCGCGGGCCGGGTCTTCCACGCGCCGTTCCTCCAGGCGAGCCCCGACTACCGGATCGCCCTCGTCTCGACCTCCGACGCGGCCCGCGCGGCCCAGGTGCGCGAGCGCCATCCGGGTGCCGACGTCGTCGCGTCCGCCGACGAGCTGTTCGCGCGATCCGCCGAGCTCGACATGGTGGTCATCGCCTCGCCCGCCTCCGCGCACCTCCGCCAGGGGCTGCAAGCGCTCGACGCGCACCTCGCCGTCGTGATGGACAAGCCGTTCGTCGCGACCGTGGACGAGGCGCTCATGCTCATCGAGCGCGCGGAGGCGCTCCGGATCCCGTTCTCCGTCTTCCAGAACCGGCGCCTCGACGGCGACTTCCTCACCGTCAAGGCGCTCATCGCCTCCGGCCGTCTCGGTGAGGTCCACCGCTTCGAGTCGACGTTCGAGCGCTGGGGCGGACCCGTGCGCGACCGCTGGCAGGACCGCGAGACGCCGGCCGACGCCGCGGGCATCTCCTACGACCTCGGCAGCCACCTCATCGACCAGGCGCTCGAGCTGTTCGGCCCGGTCGCCGACTTCGCGTCCGAGCTCGCCACGGTGCGCGACGGATCCGCGAGCGACGACGACGCCTTCTACTCGCTGCTGCACGAGTCGGGCGTGCAGTCGCACATCACCGTCAGCCGCGTCGCCGCGCTGGCGGGCCCGCGCTTCCGCGTGCTCGGCACCGCCGGTGCGTACGCCGTGCACGGGCTCGACCCGCAGGAGCCGCTGCTCAAGGAGGGGGCCGCGCCGACCGACCCCGGCTTCGGCGATGCCCCCGAGGCGGAGTGGGGCACCCTCGTGGAGGCGGCCGGTGATCCGTCGGGGGAGCGGATCCCCACCGAGCGCGGCCGCTACGCCGACTACTACGCCGCGATGGCCGACGCCGTCCGCGGCCGCGGACCCGTGCCGGTCGAGCCGCGCGACTCCCTCGAGACCGTCCGCATCGTGGAGCTCGCGCACCGGCGGTCCGCCGGCGACGAGGACTGA
- a CDS encoding isoprenyl transferase, with protein sequence MSRRPEVPGRTDLPLDWTGEQPPAIPADLVPKHIAVVMDGNGRWANQRGLPRTAGHQAGEEAWFDTVAGAVQLGATHLSVYAFSTENWKRSPAEVRFLMGFNRDVIHRRRDQLNAWNVRIRWAGRRPRLWRSVIDDLQVAEEMTKGNTGMTLTMCINYGGRTEIGDAVKRIAEDVDAGRLKASRVDERTIQRYLYLPDVPDVDLFIRSSGEQRTSNFLLWQSAYAEMVFLDRLWPDFHRKDLWDAVESYVHRDRRFGGAVDAHAGDADEGSAEDPDATPGDDPDAARQ encoded by the coding sequence ATGAGCCGACGCCCCGAGGTCCCCGGACGCACCGACCTGCCGCTCGACTGGACCGGCGAGCAGCCGCCCGCGATCCCCGCCGACCTCGTGCCGAAGCACATCGCGGTCGTGATGGACGGCAACGGCCGCTGGGCCAACCAGCGCGGCCTCCCGCGCACCGCCGGCCACCAGGCGGGCGAGGAGGCCTGGTTCGACACCGTCGCCGGCGCCGTGCAGCTCGGCGCCACGCACCTGTCCGTCTACGCGTTCTCGACCGAGAACTGGAAGCGCTCACCCGCCGAGGTGCGCTTCCTCATGGGCTTCAACCGCGACGTGATCCACCGCCGCCGCGACCAGCTGAACGCCTGGAACGTGCGGATCCGCTGGGCCGGCCGCCGCCCCCGGCTCTGGCGCAGCGTCATCGACGACCTGCAGGTCGCGGAGGAGATGACGAAGGGCAACACCGGCATGACGCTCACAATGTGCATCAACTACGGCGGCCGCACCGAGATCGGCGACGCCGTGAAGCGCATCGCCGAGGACGTGGACGCCGGCCGGCTGAAGGCGTCGCGCGTCGACGAGCGCACGATCCAGCGCTACCTGTACCTGCCGGACGTGCCCGACGTCGACCTCTTCATCCGCAGCTCCGGCGAGCAGCGCACGAGCAACTTCCTGCTGTGGCAGTCGGCGTACGCGGAGATGGTGTTCCTCGACCGGCTGTGGCCGGACTTCCACCGGAAGGACCTGTGGGACGCGGTCGAGAGCTACGTGCACCGCGACCGGCGGTTCGGCGGGGCGGTCGACGCGCACGCGGGCGACGCCGACGAGGGGTCGGCCGAGGATCCGGACGCGACGCCGGGGGACGACCCGGACGCGGCCCGTCAGTAG
- a CDS encoding trimeric intracellular cation channel family protein, whose amino-acid sequence MDPVPLTIPLWADLLAVSIGSLQGAMFAAGFRDRRLDLLGVAIIGTATGLGGGLLRDVFLNVTPAALSSNWLMLIAVAAALGGMLLERIFTRLDVVITALDALTIGLFCAIGTSKALAAGVPEVPAVFIGVVSAVGGSFVRDLLLNLPIAMMHVGSLYAVAAGVGAVIVVLLAAFGVTMWVAAIVCVAVTATTRLLAVRFGWSLPEQRALSRLRFTALRRPRPRR is encoded by the coding sequence ATGGATCCCGTCCCCCTCACCATCCCGCTCTGGGCGGACCTCCTGGCGGTCAGCATCGGCAGCCTCCAGGGCGCCATGTTCGCGGCGGGATTCCGGGACCGCCGCCTCGACCTGCTCGGCGTCGCCATCATCGGCACGGCCACCGGGCTCGGCGGCGGGCTCCTCCGCGACGTGTTCCTCAACGTCACACCGGCGGCCCTCTCCAGCAACTGGCTCATGCTCATCGCGGTCGCGGCAGCCCTCGGCGGCATGCTGCTCGAGCGGATCTTCACGCGCCTCGACGTGGTCATCACCGCCCTCGACGCCCTCACCATCGGCCTGTTCTGCGCCATCGGCACGTCGAAGGCGCTGGCGGCCGGCGTGCCGGAGGTGCCCGCCGTCTTCATCGGCGTGGTGTCGGCCGTCGGCGGCTCGTTCGTCCGCGACCTCCTGCTCAACCTGCCGATCGCGATGATGCACGTGGGCTCGCTCTACGCGGTCGCCGCGGGCGTGGGCGCGGTCATCGTGGTGCTGCTCGCGGCGTTCGGCGTGACCATGTGGGTCGCGGCCATCGTCTGCGTCGCCGTCACCGCGACCACGCGGCTCCTGGCCGTGCGCTTCGGCTGGAGCCTCCCGGAGCAGCGCGCGCTCAGCCGCCTGCGGTTCACGGCCCTGCGCCGGCCGCGGCCGCGCCGCTGA
- the leuA gene encoding 2-isopropylmalate synthase — protein MKSTQTPSGMPIHKYRPFHEQITVDLRDRTWPARRITEAPRWCAVDLRDGNQALIDPMSPERKRIMFNLLVRMGYKEIEVGFPSASQTDFDFVRSLIEEGAIPDDVTIQVLTQAREHLIARTYESIRGAKQAIVHLYNSTSVLQREVVFRTDRQGIIDIALEGARLCKRYEETIPETDVYYEYSPESYTGTELEFAAEICNRVVEVFDPTPERKVILNLPATVEMATPNVYADSIEWMCRHLDRRDEILVSLHPHNDRGTAVAAAELGYLAGADRIEGCLFGNGERTGNVDLVALGINLFTQGIDPQIDFSDLDGIKRTAEHCNQLAVPERSPWAGDLVYTAFSGSHQDAIKKGFEAMAVDAAAQGVTVDDIPWAVPYLPVDPQDLGRSYEAVIRVNSQSGKGGVAYLLKADHSLDLPRRLQIEFSGVVQAKTDAEGGEVTSAQIWSVFQDEYLPAPLDRVEEKWGRFELTSTRTSSDMGGSVSLDVVLRDGDEVREASASGNGPIAAFLQVLADQGVEVRLLDYVEHALSASGDALAASYVELEVEGVRLWGVGIDEDSSTASLEAIVSGVNRAIRRTVREPELAAV, from the coding sequence ATGAAGAGCACGCAGACCCCCAGCGGGATGCCGATCCACAAGTACCGCCCGTTCCACGAGCAGATCACCGTGGACCTGCGCGACCGCACCTGGCCCGCCCGCCGCATCACCGAGGCCCCGCGCTGGTGCGCGGTCGACCTGCGGGACGGCAACCAGGCGCTCATCGATCCCATGAGCCCCGAGCGCAAGCGGATCATGTTCAACCTGCTCGTGCGCATGGGCTACAAGGAGATCGAGGTCGGCTTCCCGTCGGCCAGCCAGACCGACTTCGACTTCGTGCGCAGCCTCATCGAGGAGGGCGCCATCCCGGACGATGTCACCATCCAGGTCCTCACGCAGGCGCGCGAGCACCTCATCGCCCGCACCTACGAGTCGATCCGCGGCGCGAAGCAGGCCATCGTCCACCTCTACAACTCGACGAGCGTGCTGCAGCGCGAGGTCGTGTTCCGCACCGACCGGCAGGGGATCATCGACATCGCGCTCGAGGGTGCGCGCCTCTGCAAGAGGTACGAGGAGACGATCCCCGAGACGGACGTCTACTACGAGTACTCGCCCGAGAGCTACACCGGCACCGAGCTCGAGTTCGCGGCGGAGATCTGCAATCGCGTCGTGGAGGTCTTCGACCCGACCCCCGAGCGTAAGGTCATCCTCAACCTGCCCGCGACCGTCGAGATGGCGACGCCGAACGTCTACGCCGACTCCATCGAGTGGATGTGCCGCCACCTCGACCGCCGCGACGAGATCCTGGTGTCGCTGCACCCGCACAACGACCGCGGCACGGCCGTCGCCGCCGCGGAGCTCGGCTACCTGGCGGGCGCCGACCGCATCGAGGGCTGCCTCTTCGGCAACGGGGAGCGCACCGGCAACGTCGACCTCGTCGCGCTCGGCATCAACCTCTTCACGCAGGGCATCGACCCCCAGATCGACTTCAGCGACCTCGACGGGATCAAGCGCACGGCCGAGCACTGCAACCAGCTGGCCGTGCCGGAGCGGAGCCCCTGGGCGGGCGACCTCGTCTACACGGCGTTCAGCGGATCCCATCAGGACGCCATCAAGAAGGGCTTCGAGGCGATGGCCGTCGACGCCGCGGCGCAGGGCGTGACGGTCGACGACATCCCGTGGGCCGTCCCGTACCTGCCGGTGGACCCGCAGGACCTCGGCCGCTCCTACGAGGCCGTCATCCGCGTCAACTCGCAGTCCGGCAAGGGCGGCGTCGCCTACCTGCTGAAGGCCGACCACTCGCTCGACCTGCCGCGCCGCCTGCAGATCGAGTTCTCCGGCGTCGTGCAGGCCAAGACGGACGCCGAGGGCGGCGAGGTCACCAGCGCCCAGATCTGGTCGGTCTTCCAGGACGAGTACCTGCCCGCGCCGCTCGACCGCGTCGAGGAGAAGTGGGGCCGGTTCGAGCTCACGTCCACGCGGACGTCGAGCGACATGGGCGGATCGGTGTCCCTCGACGTCGTGCTCCGCGACGGCGACGAGGTGCGCGAGGCGTCCGCGTCCGGCAACGGCCCGATCGCGGCGTTCCTGCAGGTGCTCGCCGACCAGGGCGTCGAGGTGCGGCTCCTCGACTACGTGGAGCACGCGCTCAGCGCGAGCGGCGACGCGCTGGCCGCGTCCTACGTGGAGCTCGAGGTCGAGGGCGTGCGCCTCTGGGGCGTCGGCATCGACGAGGACAGCTCGACGGCGTCGCTCGAGGCGATCGTCTCGGGCGTCAACCGGGCGATCCGCCGCACGGTGCGCGAGCCGGAGCTGGCCGCGGTCTGA
- a CDS encoding bifunctional lysylphosphatidylglycerol flippase/synthetase MprF, producing MTPRPRILTLQGAARALLTRLVAQRVTLGIALVILLLAVLPVVSAPWRRVVHHELATGYEAVVERGHWWTTATAAFLTDGPVELVVSLLAVLVLVGVAEHLMGWWRTLLGFVLTGTVGSLLGIAVQALGLVDGELWSHGVRGVATADPLTAVAGVLALSSAWAGVMWRRRIRVVLVVVVLVFLLYSGQPSDLYRLLAILVGGVVGALLHRPAGGALWQRSSHHEVRVMLAAVVAILGTGPVIALLSRSRYGPLAPIALLFVDDRVPGDAISTRCLSSDFTHDCLQEIMLARIGGGVGPILLSVAPLLALLVAAYGLARGRRFAVWLAVSVNTLLAVLSAYAFGMLVHRDMVSPRLSASPSAHPEAVAALVASVALPLGSAIVLVLLRRHFTILSTAPAIRRFLVTTGVALAGLMALFVATGLALSDAFTRPVDLNDLLAEAPDRFIPASFLRGESLDFLPTDPITDVVYRGVGPAFWIILVIASLRAIADVRIAAVPRAQARVTPALRRGAIGSLSHMATWPGNSHWIAADGQTVVAYRVVASVAITTAAPLGPPADDGALRDVLGQFARFADDNGWTPVFYSVPASMTPLFRDMGWETLVVAEETVVRPGTWQTTGKKWQDVRTSINRADRAGIRAEWTTWAELPLAWASQIEQMSEEWVAEKELPEMGFTLGGVEELRDPAVRLMLAVDADDHVQAATSWLPTWRDGEVVGWTLDFMRRRPDGINGVMEFLIARSAMRMKDDGIEFMSLSAAPLAQTRAASPSGEQTDAGGDADDQESAVERILELLADSLEPVYGFRSLLEFKRKFQPELVPLIMAYPDPTALPTIGLALTRAYLPSTSVRDLTRVLRSAR from the coding sequence ATGACGCCGCGCCCCCGCATCCTCACGCTCCAGGGCGCCGCACGCGCCCTCCTCACCCGCCTCGTCGCGCAGCGGGTGACGCTGGGGATCGCGCTCGTGATCCTCCTGCTCGCCGTGCTCCCCGTCGTCTCGGCACCGTGGCGCCGCGTCGTCCACCACGAGCTGGCGACGGGCTACGAGGCGGTCGTCGAGCGGGGCCACTGGTGGACCACCGCCACGGCGGCGTTCCTCACCGACGGACCCGTGGAGCTCGTCGTCTCGCTCCTGGCCGTGCTGGTGCTCGTCGGCGTCGCGGAGCACCTCATGGGCTGGTGGCGGACGCTCCTCGGGTTCGTGCTCACGGGCACCGTCGGGTCGCTCCTCGGCATCGCCGTCCAGGCCCTCGGGCTCGTGGACGGCGAGCTGTGGTCGCACGGCGTGCGGGGCGTGGCCACGGCGGATCCGCTCACCGCCGTCGCGGGCGTGCTCGCGCTGTCGAGCGCGTGGGCCGGCGTGATGTGGCGGCGTCGCATCCGCGTGGTGCTCGTCGTGGTGGTGCTCGTGTTCCTGCTCTACTCGGGCCAGCCGAGCGACCTCTACCGGCTCCTCGCGATCCTGGTCGGCGGCGTCGTCGGCGCGCTGCTGCACCGGCCGGCGGGCGGAGCGCTCTGGCAGCGCAGCTCCCATCACGAGGTGCGCGTGATGCTCGCGGCGGTCGTCGCGATCCTCGGCACCGGCCCCGTCATCGCGTTGCTGTCCCGCAGCCGCTACGGCCCGCTCGCCCCCATCGCGCTCCTGTTCGTCGACGACCGGGTTCCTGGCGACGCGATCTCCACCCGCTGCCTCTCGAGCGACTTCACGCACGACTGCCTGCAGGAGATCATGCTGGCGCGCATCGGCGGCGGGGTCGGTCCGATCCTGCTCTCGGTGGCGCCGCTGCTCGCGCTGCTGGTCGCCGCCTACGGCCTGGCGCGCGGGCGGCGCTTCGCCGTGTGGCTGGCCGTGAGCGTCAACACGCTGCTCGCCGTGCTGTCCGCCTACGCGTTCGGGATGCTCGTGCACCGCGACATGGTCTCGCCCCGGCTGTCCGCCTCGCCGTCCGCGCACCCGGAGGCAGTGGCCGCCCTCGTGGCGTCGGTGGCGCTGCCGCTCGGCAGCGCGATCGTCCTGGTGCTCCTCCGCCGGCACTTCACCATCCTGTCGACGGCCCCGGCGATCCGGCGCTTCCTCGTGACCACGGGCGTCGCCCTGGCCGGGCTCATGGCGCTCTTCGTGGCGACGGGGCTGGCGCTCTCCGACGCCTTCACCCGGCCCGTCGACCTCAACGACCTGCTGGCCGAGGCGCCCGACCGCTTCATCCCGGCGTCCTTCCTCCGGGGCGAGTCGCTCGACTTCCTGCCGACCGACCCGATCACCGACGTCGTCTACCGCGGCGTCGGGCCGGCGTTCTGGATCATCCTGGTCATCGCGAGCCTCCGCGCCATCGCCGACGTCCGCATCGCCGCGGTGCCCCGGGCGCAGGCGCGCGTCACGCCGGCCCTTCGCCGCGGGGCGATCGGCTCGCTGTCCCACATGGCGACGTGGCCCGGCAACTCGCACTGGATCGCCGCCGACGGGCAGACGGTGGTGGCCTACCGGGTGGTCGCGAGCGTGGCCATCACGACGGCCGCGCCGCTCGGCCCGCCCGCCGACGACGGCGCGCTCCGCGACGTCCTCGGCCAGTTCGCGCGCTTCGCCGACGACAACGGGTGGACACCGGTGTTCTACAGCGTCCCCGCGTCGATGACGCCGCTGTTCCGTGACATGGGCTGGGAGACGCTCGTCGTCGCGGAGGAGACCGTCGTGCGGCCGGGCACCTGGCAGACCACGGGCAAGAAGTGGCAGGACGTGCGCACGTCCATCAACCGGGCCGATCGCGCCGGCATCCGCGCCGAGTGGACCACATGGGCCGAGCTGCCGCTCGCCTGGGCGAGCCAGATCGAGCAGATGTCCGAGGAGTGGGTGGCGGAGAAGGAGCTGCCCGAGATGGGCTTCACCCTCGGCGGCGTGGAGGAGCTGCGGGATCCGGCTGTGCGGCTCATGCTCGCCGTCGACGCCGACGACCACGTGCAGGCCGCGACGAGCTGGCTGCCCACCTGGCGCGACGGCGAGGTGGTCGGCTGGACGCTCGACTTCATGCGCCGCCGACCCGACGGGATCAACGGCGTGATGGAGTTCCTCATCGCGCGCTCGGCCATGCGGATGAAGGACGACGGCATCGAGTTCATGAGCCTCTCCGCCGCGCCGCTCGCGCAGACCCGGGCGGCGTCGCCCTCGGGTGAGCAGACGGACGCCGGCGGCGACGCGGACGACCAGGAGAGCGCGGTCGAGCGGATCCTCGAGCTCCTCGCCGACTCGCTGGAGCCGGTCTACGGGTTCCGCTCGCTGCTGGAGTTCAAGCGCAAGTTCCAGCCGGAGCTGGTGCCGCTGATCATGGCCTACCCGGACCCGACCGCCCTGCCGACCATCGGCCTCGCGCTCACGCGGGCGTACCTGCCGTCGACGTCGGTGCGCGACCTCACGCGCGTGCTCCGCTCCGCGCGCTGA